The proteins below come from a single Planctomycetaceae bacterium genomic window:
- a CDS encoding DUF1559 domain-containing protein, giving the protein MRAAQRRSVGRPSCRTGFTLIELLVVISIIAVLMALILPAIQNARSAARRTQCLNRIRQVGLAMHAYASKQPDSQYPPYGTWGDWQNAAGVWQSGGSIGAQMKSWVVDVLAELGRQDIFDRWDHDEKHDSSNLGADGVSNLNLIQDYTMNVLVCPDDDTAVGRNGTLSFVVNAGYANIDGSLSNTGSGWGGSNYHGDNKPDLDLNVNGTVNDSEDRDLFHRTGVCWRQVLDKNGDGQPTARQNASHTFKSVYDGLGNTILATENVNAGDKQSWGDPDPRNCAFVYPLDPIPGDNVPPLTAADYFATAPMDPAYPFGAINKARGGPEGERPFPNSNHYGGVNIVMCDGSARFLDESVDLTVYARLVSPAGSEPSMTVGPQEILNETSF; this is encoded by the coding sequence ATGCGTGCTGCACAGCGTCGCTCAGTCGGTAGGCCATCGTGCCGCACTGGTTTCACACTTATCGAGCTGCTGGTGGTCATTTCCATCATTGCCGTGCTGATGGCTCTGATTCTGCCCGCCATCCAGAATGCTCGATCCGCCGCCCGCCGGACTCAGTGCCTGAATCGAATTCGTCAGGTGGGTCTGGCGATGCACGCGTACGCATCCAAACAGCCGGACAGCCAGTATCCGCCGTATGGAACCTGGGGAGACTGGCAGAACGCGGCCGGCGTGTGGCAGTCCGGCGGCTCGATCGGTGCTCAGATGAAAAGCTGGGTCGTCGATGTGCTGGCGGAACTCGGTCGACAGGACATCTTCGATCGCTGGGACCACGACGAAAAGCACGACTCCTCAAATCTCGGCGCGGACGGTGTTTCCAATCTGAATCTGATTCAGGACTACACAATGAATGTCCTGGTTTGTCCGGATGACGATACCGCCGTCGGCAGGAACGGGACGCTTAGCTTTGTCGTCAACGCCGGTTATGCCAACATCGACGGATCGCTGAGCAACACCGGCAGCGGCTGGGGAGGCAGCAACTATCACGGCGACAACAAGCCGGACCTGGACCTGAACGTTAACGGCACCGTGAACGACAGCGAAGATCGCGATCTGTTCCACCGCACGGGAGTCTGCTGGCGGCAGGTGCTGGACAAGAACGGCGACGGTCAACCGACGGCTCGTCAGAACGCCAGTCACACCTTCAAAAGCGTTTACGACGGCCTGGGGAACACGATTTTGGCGACGGAAAACGTCAACGCGGGCGACAAGCAGTCCTGGGGAGACCCGGACCCGCGCAACTGTGCCTTCGTCTATCCGCTGGATCCCATTCCCGGCGACAACGTGCCGCCGCTGACGGCCGCCGACTACTTTGCAACGGCACCGATGGATCCGGCGTACCCGTTCGGAGCAATCAACAAAGCTCGCGGCGGTCCCGAAGGCGAACGACCGTTTCCGAATTCCAATCACTACGGCGGCGTGAACATCGTGATGTGTGACGGTTCGGCCCGATTCCTTGACGAATCCGTTGATCTGACCGTCTACGCCCGACTGGTTTCTCCCGCCGGAAGTGAACCGTCAATGACTGTCGGCCCGCAGGAAATCCTGAACGAAACCAGCTTCTAG
- a CDS encoding NfeD family protein, translated as MRFRRFLNLMTILTAMLPCGLLRAQEAVPAPAAPVGQFVTLTSPISDTQVARVTNLAVQLQTQAEKEDREAVLVVEIPSGSSRFGQVSDLARALTTADVSRVRTVAWVPKSVRGNHAIVALACHDIVMDPDASLGDIGRGEAVPSEEQDFILNIVDRRRNSRMSRGIVMAMMNPSVELLRVQMKGAAGIDEQRFLTAAELTAYRNRNAEISETEVIKDAGAPGAFNASDAVRSGFMVARTVENRRDVAAMYDLPLQSMREEGRSDKPANVRVIAVHDVITPVTEEFVLRQIRTAVSDGATVLIFDIDSPGGYLDSSESLATTIADLDPRKVTTVAWIADEAISGAAITALGCDQIIMKPTAQIGDAGVIQETQEGGAFERVPEKLVGPFLTFMGDLARAKNRPPALLQARVDRNLEVFQVTNSQTGAVTYMSQYEIDEASDVWVKGNIVPESRQDMLLTVNGERAHELGLAEPPCADLDELRLRLGLPEDTDLTPVTASWVDTMVFMLRSGFGGFALITLGILCMYVELHLPSGFFGILSAIFFALFFWSRYLGGTAGTLELVMFVLGIGLLLMEIFLIPGFGVFGVTGILLMFGSLVMASHTFSGMSAGESFEKSMGSLGTLAGALVTVIVVATVLNRFLPSIPFLNRLILTPPGYVAADENSPHLNPELLNSGLAAGPVTVGQRGIASSTLRPSGKGSFGEQFLDVVSDGAYIDHGTLIEVIRVSGNRVVVRPVDDETEATG; from the coding sequence ATGCGGTTCCGCAGGTTCCTGAATCTCATGACCATTCTGACGGCGATGCTGCCGTGCGGTTTGCTGCGCGCTCAGGAAGCGGTCCCGGCACCCGCAGCGCCCGTCGGCCAGTTTGTCACACTGACCAGTCCGATCAGCGACACGCAGGTCGCGCGCGTCACCAACCTTGCCGTCCAACTGCAGACTCAGGCCGAAAAGGAAGATCGCGAAGCCGTGCTGGTTGTGGAGATCCCGTCAGGCTCCAGCCGATTTGGCCAGGTCAGCGATCTCGCCCGCGCGCTGACGACGGCGGACGTGTCCCGCGTCCGAACAGTGGCATGGGTTCCAAAATCGGTCCGCGGAAATCACGCCATCGTGGCGCTCGCCTGTCACGACATCGTGATGGACCCCGACGCGTCGCTGGGCGACATCGGTCGCGGCGAAGCGGTTCCTTCCGAAGAACAGGATTTCATTCTGAATATCGTCGACCGCCGGCGCAACAGCCGCATGTCTCGCGGCATTGTCATGGCAATGATGAATCCTTCGGTGGAGCTGCTGCGAGTCCAGATGAAGGGCGCGGCGGGTATTGACGAACAGCGGTTTCTGACGGCTGCGGAACTGACGGCGTACCGGAATCGCAATGCCGAGATCTCCGAAACAGAAGTCATCAAGGACGCCGGGGCTCCGGGAGCGTTTAACGCCTCCGACGCCGTGCGCTCCGGCTTCATGGTCGCTCGCACGGTCGAAAACCGCCGAGACGTGGCGGCCATGTACGACCTGCCGCTGCAATCGATGCGTGAGGAAGGTCGCAGCGACAAACCCGCCAACGTTCGTGTGATTGCCGTTCACGACGTGATTACACCCGTCACGGAAGAATTTGTCCTGCGGCAAATCAGAACCGCTGTCAGCGACGGGGCCACGGTCCTGATTTTCGACATCGATTCTCCCGGTGGTTACCTGGATTCCAGCGAGTCGCTCGCGACAACGATCGCCGATCTGGATCCACGCAAGGTCACAACCGTCGCCTGGATCGCCGACGAAGCCATCAGCGGAGCAGCCATCACGGCGCTGGGCTGCGACCAGATCATTATGAAACCCACCGCTCAAATCGGTGACGCCGGCGTTATTCAGGAAACCCAGGAAGGCGGTGCGTTTGAACGAGTACCGGAGAAGCTTGTGGGTCCGTTCCTGACCTTCATGGGTGACCTGGCCCGCGCGAAGAATCGACCGCCCGCGCTGCTACAGGCGAGGGTGGACCGAAACCTGGAGGTGTTTCAGGTGACAAACAGCCAGACGGGTGCCGTGACGTACATGAGCCAATACGAAATCGACGAAGCCAGCGACGTTTGGGTGAAGGGCAACATCGTCCCCGAATCACGCCAGGACATGTTGCTGACAGTCAACGGCGAACGTGCTCATGAACTCGGGCTGGCAGAACCTCCGTGTGCGGATCTGGATGAACTGCGACTTCGGCTGGGGCTTCCGGAAGATACCGATCTGACACCGGTGACCGCATCGTGGGTGGACACCATGGTTTTCATGCTGCGTTCCGGATTCGGCGGCTTCGCCCTGATCACGCTGGGCATTCTGTGTATGTATGTCGAACTGCACCTGCCATCCGGCTTCTTTGGCATCCTGTCGGCGATCTTCTTCGCGCTGTTCTTCTGGAGCCGCTATCTGGGCGGAACCGCCGGAACTCTGGAACTGGTGATGTTTGTTCTGGGCATCGGCTTGCTGCTGATGGAGATTTTTCTGATCCCCGGATTCGGTGTGTTCGGCGTGACGGGAATCCTGCTGATGTTTGGATCACTGGTGATGGCCAGCCACACATTTTCCGGCATGTCGGCGGGAGAGAGTTTTGAAAAGTCGATGGGAAGCCTGGGAACGCTGGCCGGAGCTCTCGTCACTGTCATCGTGGTCGCCACTGTGCTGAATCGCTTCCTGCCATCGATCCCGTTTCTGAATCGTCTGATCCTGACTCCACCGGGCTACGTCGCGGCGGACGAGAACTCACCGCACCTGAATCCGGAGCTGCTGAATTCCGGACTCGCAGCCGGACCGGTGACAGTCGGTCAACGCGGCATCGCGTCATCAACCCTGCGTCCGTCCGGCAAGGGAAGCTTCGGCGAACAGTTTCTGGATGTCGTCAGCGACGGAGCCTACATCGATCACGGCACGTTGATTGAAGTCATTCGCGTCAGTGGTAACCGTGTCGTCGTTCGCCCGGTTGACGATGAAACAGAAGCCACCGGATAA
- a CDS encoding DUF3467 domain-containing protein, whose product MTAQPPGNPEEPHSQEIRHSHVGALVPAHVARGTFSTGAVVLQGQHEFIVDFLLRMQQPQQVAARVVLPPAVMGQFIQALRDNLKKHEDRFGPIQMPETPPPPADAQRQSAQDLYDQLKLSDDVMSGTYANAVMIGHTASEFSLDFITTFFPKSAVAARVFLASPNAKKLLDSLNHSFQQFQQRIRNPPTPPVPPPPPPPDEPPPYHPENN is encoded by the coding sequence ATGACAGCTCAACCGCCTGGTAATCCCGAAGAACCCCACAGCCAGGAGATCCGCCACAGCCATGTCGGCGCGCTCGTGCCCGCTCATGTTGCCCGAGGGACGTTCAGTACGGGAGCTGTCGTTTTACAGGGACAGCACGAATTCATTGTGGACTTTCTGTTGCGCATGCAGCAGCCGCAGCAGGTGGCCGCGCGAGTCGTGTTGCCGCCGGCGGTGATGGGGCAGTTCATTCAGGCATTGCGGGATAACCTGAAGAAGCATGAAGATCGTTTCGGACCGATCCAGATGCCGGAAACTCCCCCGCCGCCAGCCGATGCACAGCGGCAATCCGCGCAGGATCTTTACGACCAACTGAAACTGTCGGACGATGTGATGTCCGGAACGTATGCCAATGCGGTCATGATTGGACATACGGCCAGCGAGTTTTCGCTGGACTTCATCACGACGTTCTTCCCGAAGTCCGCCGTCGCCGCGCGCGTGTTTCTGGCGTCGCCGAACGCGAAGAAGCTGCTGGATTCGCTGAATCACTCATTTCAACAGTTTCAGCAGCGGATTCGAAATCCGCCGACTCCTCCCGTCCCGCCGCCGCCACCGCCTCCTGACGAACCGCCGCCGTATCATCCGGAAAACAACTGA
- a CDS encoding DUF922 domain-containing protein: MASSLVGLFKTLKWDDFTGTPPADSSHLAFTSATFSLPTVTLKSLRDDNITITITFNAAKSWKKMAEINAKKKRTPAEILKHEQGHYDIVALLARDLFIDLMQLKGRSYKNQAALNTDLAPILAKYNGTAQKIINKYDSPTESDHGESATGQKKWDGMISEAFTKARVPAMSSPDGKAYKVPLLDVLKKNGITP, translated from the coding sequence ATGGCATCGAGCCTTGTAGGACTTTTCAAAACCCTGAAATGGGACGACTTTACCGGAACACCGCCGGCGGACAGCAGCCATCTGGCGTTCACGAGTGCCACGTTTTCACTTCCGACCGTGACGCTGAAGTCGCTGAGGGATGACAACATCACGATAACCATCACCTTCAACGCTGCCAAAAGCTGGAAGAAGATGGCTGAGATCAATGCCAAGAAGAAGCGCACGCCCGCCGAGATTCTGAAGCACGAACAGGGGCACTACGACATTGTTGCCCTGCTGGCTCGCGACCTGTTCATTGACCTGATGCAGCTCAAAGGACGCAGCTACAAAAATCAGGCGGCCCTGAACACCGACCTGGCACCGATCCTGGCAAAGTACAACGGGACGGCGCAGAAAATCATCAACAAGTACGACAGCCCGACGGAGTCCGATCACGGAGAAAGCGCGACCGGCCAGAAGAAGTGGGACGGCATGATCAGCGAGGCGTTCACGAAAGCGCGCGTGCCGGCGATGTCGTCACCGGACGGTAAGGCATACAAAGTCCCGCTACTTGACGTCCTGAAGAAGAACGGAATCACGCCTTGA
- a CDS encoding Gfo/Idh/MocA family oxidoreductase gives MPFSHHSTRRGFLQGLAAAGTAAVFCPSANRAFGYLSPNDRPVFATIGLRNQGRYITSKSFKFADFAALADVDANVLGTNVEEVEKHQSKKPDAYSDYRKVLDRNDIDAVMIATPDHWHTKIAVEAMYAGKDVYCEKPLTLTIDEGKLIEKVVKETGRVFQVGTMQRTESDQRFLQAVALVKHGRIGTVKKVTCGINGMEASPVIPVAPVPEGLDWEFWLGPAPKVDYRALPELREGYGGGVPLFSNCHYSFRNWHEYSGGKLTDWGAHHVDIACWALGATDTGPSKITPLDFSLPVEYRDGHPTVADQYNAATTFNIRVDMPNGVEMLITSEGDNGILFEGTEGRFFVNRGKITGKPVEDLKDNPLPDGAIEEVYGGPVSENHTANFIEGMQARKQPISDVWSHNRMLEICHLSNIAMRLNRAVNWDPAKREITGDAQANAFLSRENRKGYEINM, from the coding sequence ATGCCGTTTTCACACCATTCGACACGCCGGGGTTTTCTGCAGGGACTTGCCGCCGCAGGGACCGCCGCGGTTTTTTGTCCGTCCGCCAATCGGGCGTTTGGTTACTTGTCTCCGAACGATCGGCCTGTGTTCGCCACGATCGGCCTGCGGAACCAGGGCCGGTATATCACCAGCAAATCGTTCAAGTTTGCCGACTTTGCCGCGCTGGCTGATGTCGATGCCAATGTCCTGGGGACCAATGTCGAAGAAGTCGAAAAGCACCAGTCAAAGAAGCCCGATGCCTACAGCGACTATCGGAAAGTCCTGGACCGGAACGACATCGATGCGGTCATGATCGCCACTCCCGATCACTGGCACACCAAAATCGCGGTGGAAGCGATGTACGCAGGCAAGGACGTCTACTGCGAAAAGCCGCTGACTCTGACAATCGACGAAGGCAAGCTGATTGAAAAGGTCGTTAAAGAAACCGGGCGCGTGTTTCAGGTCGGCACGATGCAGCGAACTGAATCTGACCAGAGGTTTCTGCAGGCCGTCGCTCTGGTGAAGCACGGACGGATCGGCACCGTGAAAAAGGTCACGTGCGGCATCAATGGGATGGAAGCGTCGCCCGTTATTCCGGTTGCTCCCGTTCCCGAGGGGCTCGACTGGGAATTCTGGCTCGGGCCTGCACCGAAGGTCGACTATCGAGCTCTGCCGGAATTACGCGAAGGCTACGGCGGAGGCGTGCCGCTGTTCAGCAACTGCCACTATTCCTTCCGTAACTGGCATGAATATTCCGGCGGAAAGCTGACGGACTGGGGTGCTCACCACGTCGACATCGCCTGCTGGGCATTGGGAGCCACGGACACCGGGCCGAGTAAGATCACACCGCTCGATTTTAGTCTGCCCGTGGAATACCGGGACGGTCATCCGACGGTCGCCGATCAGTACAACGCCGCCACAACCTTCAACATCAGGGTCGACATGCCGAACGGGGTCGAGATGCTCATCACCAGCGAAGGCGACAACGGAATTCTGTTCGAAGGAACGGAAGGCCGGTTCTTCGTCAATCGGGGCAAGATCACCGGCAAGCCCGTGGAAGATCTCAAAGACAATCCACTGCCGGACGGCGCGATCGAAGAAGTCTACGGCGGCCCTGTCAGCGAAAATCACACCGCGAATTTCATCGAAGGCATGCAGGCTCGCAAACAGCCGATTTCCGACGTCTGGTCTCACAACCGCATGCTGGAAATCTGCCACCTGTCCAACATTGCCATGCGGCTGAACCGAGCCGTGAACTGGGATCCGGCTAAACGGGAAATCACCGGCGACGCTCAGGCCAACGCGTTCTTGTCGAGAGAAAACCGCAAAGGCTACGAAATCAACATGTAG
- a CDS encoding FAD-linked oxidase C-terminal domain-containing protein encodes MEELRKRIAEDLTDAIDGDVRVDAVTTALHATDASLYEIEPLAVVFPRTSQDVAAVAAYASDNGIPLIPRGAGTGLAGGAIGRGIVVEFARYMNNVVSVGSSSVRVQPGVVHADLNRLLRTHGRYFAPDPSNSAVTTIGGALAVDAAGSHAVRVGSVRDHVESLQCVLIGGQLLEFTRAESVIHDYAIRHPVSGGGPDVAGPEVGDSFLPPVRNESLVLSSLTPATRRADIVERLAAVLKDSHDLIRRHQPVLLRNTSGYLLRGLRHGNRLDLPRLLVGSEGTLAMFTEATLNTLPLPDWRGVAILMFPSMDAALQGMQLLLELEPSACDLLDRRLLSMGRDADSRFQDVIHPEAEAGLFLEYTGMNRAQVEARIGESERRLASAGVPHSLTRQAFDFDDVEFLWSLPSKVVSLLARLKGASRPLPFVEDIAVPPSEISAFLTLAHKTFHRHEVTATLYAHAASGQLHLRPILPVPDQDTAPRLEAIARDLYRHVKTVGGTISGEHGDGLTRTAFIRSQYGPLYRSFQQIKEIFDPQHLMNPDKIVCDDGQLTIRHLRRVSPASTASGDNGKESLLPVLKMNWSAQTAMDEAVHCNGCGTCRATDPSLRMCPFFHDQPAEEATPRSKASLLRTALSRSNGIELLSHPRVQQITDQCFNCKQCRLECPSGVDIPHLVQEARAQNVAINGLSKSDWLLSRFHTYARFASRFTFTANRLLRHRVFRRILQKTLGIAARRRLPEFASRPFLNSKRVLSEHNSGKPGASMPTVVYFVDYFANHHDPQLAEAFVRILLHNGFRVYIPPHQTVSGMAMISVGDLEAAREAAETNLRELGEPAREGYPIVCTEPTAALCLAQEYPLLLEHPDVGAVAAQAIDAGNFLWNLHQRGKLKTDFSRLELTLAYHTPCHVKALGAESGLHQLLKLIPGVEVRQIDKGCTGMAGTFGLAAEHFEQSLRLGRGIIDEMKTIRVTAGTTDCSSCRMQMEQEATIPTVHPLKILALAYGLMPDVAGKLAARPSKYVMS; translated from the coding sequence GTGGAGGAACTTCGCAAACGAATTGCGGAAGACCTGACGGACGCGATCGACGGCGACGTGCGAGTCGATGCCGTGACCACTGCGCTGCATGCGACCGACGCCAGTCTGTATGAAATCGAACCGCTGGCGGTTGTGTTTCCGCGAACATCGCAGGATGTGGCGGCGGTGGCGGCATACGCTTCGGACAACGGCATTCCGCTGATTCCCCGCGGTGCCGGAACGGGTCTGGCCGGCGGAGCGATCGGACGCGGCATTGTCGTCGAGTTTGCCCGCTACATGAACAACGTGGTGTCGGTCGGCAGTTCCAGCGTTCGCGTCCAGCCCGGCGTCGTTCATGCGGACCTGAACCGTCTGCTGAGGACTCACGGACGCTACTTTGCTCCCGATCCCTCCAATTCGGCAGTGACAACGATCGGCGGAGCGCTGGCGGTTGACGCGGCCGGATCGCACGCGGTGCGAGTCGGCTCGGTTCGCGATCATGTCGAAAGCCTGCAGTGCGTGCTGATCGGCGGTCAGTTGCTGGAATTCACTCGCGCTGAATCTGTGATCCACGATTATGCGATCCGCCATCCTGTTTCCGGCGGAGGGCCGGACGTCGCAGGTCCGGAAGTCGGTGATTCGTTTCTGCCTCCGGTCCGCAACGAGTCACTCGTTCTGTCGTCACTGACACCTGCCACACGGCGTGCCGACATTGTTGAGCGTCTGGCCGCGGTGCTGAAGGACTCGCACGACCTGATCCGTCGGCATCAGCCCGTGTTGCTTCGAAACACCAGCGGTTACCTGTTGAGGGGACTCCGGCATGGGAACCGCCTGGACCTGCCGCGACTGCTGGTGGGTTCGGAAGGCACGCTGGCAATGTTTACCGAAGCCACGCTGAATACTCTTCCGCTGCCGGACTGGCGGGGTGTTGCCATTCTGATGTTCCCTTCGATGGATGCGGCACTGCAGGGAATGCAGTTGCTGCTGGAACTGGAACCCAGTGCGTGCGATCTGCTGGACCGCCGTCTGCTGAGCATGGGGCGGGACGCCGACAGCCGATTCCAGGACGTGATCCACCCGGAAGCGGAAGCCGGTCTGTTTCTGGAATATACCGGCATGAACCGTGCCCAGGTCGAAGCGCGGATCGGTGAATCAGAACGCCGACTTGCCTCCGCCGGCGTGCCGCACAGTCTGACTCGCCAGGCGTTCGATTTTGATGACGTGGAATTTCTGTGGTCGCTGCCGTCAAAGGTTGTATCGCTGCTGGCCCGGCTGAAGGGAGCTTCGCGACCGCTGCCGTTTGTCGAAGATATTGCTGTTCCGCCGTCGGAAATCTCCGCGTTTCTGACTCTGGCGCACAAGACGTTTCACCGACACGAAGTCACAGCCACGCTGTACGCTCATGCCGCGTCGGGGCAGCTTCATCTGCGGCCCATTCTGCCGGTTCCGGACCAGGATACCGCGCCGCGGCTGGAAGCGATCGCCCGCGACCTCTACCGGCACGTCAAAACAGTCGGTGGCACGATCAGCGGTGAACACGGCGACGGCCTGACTCGCACAGCCTTCATCCGGTCACAGTACGGACCGCTGTATCGATCGTTTCAGCAGATCAAGGAGATCTTCGATCCACAGCACCTGATGAATCCCGACAAGATCGTTTGCGACGACGGTCAACTGACGATTCGGCATCTTCGCCGCGTATCGCCCGCTTCGACGGCATCCGGGGACAACGGAAAGGAATCACTGCTGCCGGTTCTGAAGATGAACTGGTCGGCTCAGACGGCGATGGACGAAGCCGTTCACTGCAACGGCTGTGGAACCTGCCGCGCCACGGATCCTTCTCTGCGGATGTGTCCGTTTTTTCATGACCAGCCCGCGGAAGAAGCGACGCCTCGCAGCAAAGCCAGTCTGCTGCGCACGGCACTCAGCCGCAGCAACGGAATCGAATTGTTATCCCATCCCCGCGTCCAGCAGATCACGGACCAGTGCTTCAACTGCAAGCAGTGCCGGCTGGAATGTCCGTCCGGAGTCGATATTCCGCATCTGGTTCAGGAGGCGCGCGCCCAGAATGTGGCGATCAACGGTCTGTCGAAATCCGACTGGCTGTTGTCACGCTTTCACACATACGCCCGATTTGCCTCGCGGTTTACCTTCACTGCCAATCGATTGCTGCGGCACCGCGTGTTTCGCAGGATCCTGCAGAAGACGCTGGGCATCGCCGCCCGGCGCCGACTGCCGGAATTTGCGTCGCGGCCGTTTCTGAATTCAAAGCGAGTGCTGAGCGAACACAATTCCGGCAAGCCCGGTGCGTCGATGCCGACGGTCGTTTATTTCGTCGACTACTTCGCCAATCACCACGATCCGCAACTGGCCGAAGCGTTCGTTCGAATTCTGCTGCACAACGGTTTTCGCGTGTACATTCCGCCGCATCAGACGGTTTCGGGAATGGCGATGATTTCGGTGGGCGATCTGGAAGCCGCGCGCGAAGCCGCCGAAACCAATCTGCGGGAACTCGGCGAGCCCGCTCGCGAAGGCTATCCGATTGTCTGTACCGAACCGACGGCCGCACTGTGCCTGGCTCAGGAATATCCGCTGCTGCTGGAACACCCGGACGTGGGTGCCGTGGCCGCACAGGCCATCGATGCCGGAAACTTTCTGTGGAATCTGCATCAGCGCGGAAAACTGAAAACCGACTTCAGCCGGCTGGAACTCACCCTGGCCTACCACACACCGTGCCACGTCAAAGCCCTGGGAGCGGAAAGCGGCCTGCATCAGCTGCTGAAGCTGATTCCGGGCGTCGAAGTCCGGCAGATTGACAAGGGCTGCACGGGAATGGCCGGGACGTTCGGCCTGGCTGCGGAGCATTTCGAACAGTCGCTGCGACTGGGTCGTGGAATCATCGATGAAATGAAAACCATCCGCGTTACCGCCGGAACCACGGACTGCAGCAGTTGCCGTATGCAGATGGAACAGGAAGCGACAATTCCCACTGTCCACCCGCTGAAGATTCTGGCGCTGGCGTACGGCCTGATGCCGGATGTCGCGGGAAAGCTGGCCGCCCGACCGTCAAAGTATGTGATGTCATGA
- a CDS encoding MoaD/ThiS family protein, which produces MNLKVLLFAAAKDLAGTSVAELRVSDEATVGDIRNALVDAYPPLQKLAASLLIAVNNHYAANSDQVSADDEVACFPPVSGG; this is translated from the coding sequence ATGAATCTCAAAGTCCTGCTGTTCGCCGCTGCGAAAGACCTGGCCGGAACGTCCGTGGCGGAACTGCGCGTATCGGACGAAGCCACCGTCGGCGATATTCGAAATGCGCTGGTGGATGCCTATCCGCCGCTGCAGAAGCTGGCGGCGTCGCTGCTGATTGCCGTCAACAATCACTATGCGGCGAATTCGGATCAGGTTTCGGCGGATGACGAGGTTGCCTGTTTTCCACCCGTCAGCGGCGGCTGA
- a CDS encoding cytochrome c — protein MGFSSRSLACVALIGLLSAAVAATRSQDAVKPPPSGDPKPIAPAKTTNTGLLLEPALDLPSFTREKFIQEMSTVGREKIWKPWTSPVVNLPPHARSDAHGLTEDEVRQYMITAKRLFDRGEAIPVSDVGLISTQEDVIRQPMLNHIAAFANSAVRVYLLVQRTASDNGWSYFSIVQDMTVDPPLDYYGQVFDTDVNFEGTSCYKCHSSGPLAIHPAREDLVLDSRLAAALSQYIADQPRSQFRFPEHSPRPPTGKPMTLGFCTACHDEDGDRAPLYQVHSHPIRVLVDFGYMPPGQPLTAEEIAELKAWLESTD, from the coding sequence GTGGGATTCAGTTCAAGATCACTTGCCTGCGTCGCTCTGATCGGACTGTTGTCAGCTGCCGTCGCAGCCACACGTTCGCAGGATGCTGTCAAGCCGCCGCCTTCCGGGGATCCAAAGCCGATCGCTCCGGCAAAGACCACCAATACCGGGCTTCTTCTGGAACCGGCGCTCGACCTGCCGTCGTTTACTCGTGAGAAGTTCATTCAGGAAATGTCGACGGTTGGCCGCGAGAAGATCTGGAAGCCGTGGACGTCACCCGTTGTCAACTTGCCGCCCCACGCGCGGTCGGACGCACACGGGCTGACGGAAGACGAAGTCAGGCAGTACATGATCACGGCAAAGCGGCTGTTTGATCGCGGCGAAGCGATCCCGGTTTCCGATGTGGGATTGATCAGCACTCAGGAGGACGTGATCCGACAGCCGATGCTGAACCATATTGCCGCGTTTGCCAACTCCGCGGTTCGGGTCTATCTGCTGGTGCAGCGGACGGCGTCGGACAACGGGTGGAGCTACTTTTCGATCGTTCAGGACATGACCGTCGATCCTCCGCTCGATTACTACGGGCAGGTTTTCGACACCGACGTGAACTTCGAAGGCACAAGCTGCTACAAGTGCCATTCCTCGGGCCCGCTGGCCATCCATCCGGCTCGGGAAGATCTGGTCCTGGATTCCAGGCTGGCCGCGGCACTCAGCCAGTACATCGCCGACCAGCCTCGATCGCAATTTCGGTTTCCGGAACACTCACCGCGCCCCCCGACCGGCAAACCGATGACGCTTGGCTTCTGTACGGCGTGCCACGACGAAGACGGCGACCGCGCGCCGCTGTATCAGGTCCATTCGCATCCCATCCGAGTGCTGGTGGATTTCGGTTACATGCCGCCCGGTCAGCCGCTGACTGCGGAAGAGATCGCCGAACTGAAAGCCTGGCTGGAAAGCACGGACTGA